One genomic segment of Hordeum vulgare subsp. vulgare chromosome 2H, MorexV3_pseudomolecules_assembly, whole genome shotgun sequence includes these proteins:
- the LOC123425932 gene encoding chromatin assembly factor 1 subunit FSM-like isoform X2, giving the protein MPTLSLSCPLSLSLSTPTPSPVPLAGRIPAARPRPPPADGSPDLCGLAPHPPGSAPRRGCCLHRKEFSSPPHRRRPRRSAAATRHGSPFAGRSRRRGPGRGMHRTPSYTVIQVQNELKQNRASDGHVIAAPEKEALAAGCRKELAGLWAYFKEVSGHKMQIDGGGNLSSNAMIGCLLEESNLGLSKLVDETFQKLKGTEGVSVASVRSSVLLIGQRMMYGQSSPDADVLEDESDLSLWCSEVRDLKVLPMRTRGFLSVRRTARKKIHERITALHSTLSALETTGAEGQVNELRKVL; this is encoded by the exons atgcccactctctctctctcgtgcccactctctctctctctctccacccccaccccctcccccgtgCCGTTGGCCGGCCGCATCCCCGCCGCGCGGCCTCGCCCCCCACCCGCCGACGGATCTCCGGATCTGTGCGGTCTCGCCCCCCACCCGCCTGGATCCGCACCGAGGCGCGGGTGCTGCCTCCATAGGAAGGAATTCAGTTCTCCCCCTCACAGGCGGCGTCCTCGACGGTCAGCGGCGGCGACCCGGCACGGGAGTCCTTTCGCCG GCCGCTCTCGTCGAAGGGGGCCTGGTCGAGGAATGCACCGTACACCATCGTACACCGTCATACAAGTGCAGAACGAGCTGAAGCAGAACAGGGCTTCCGACGGCCATGTGATTGCCGCTCCGGAGAAGGAGGCCCTTGCTGCCGGTTGCCGCAAGGAGCTCGCGGGCTTGTGGGCGTACTTCAAGGAGGTTTCTGGCCACAAGATGCAGATCGATGGTGGTGGAAACCTGTCAAGCAATGCCATGATTGGGTGCTTGCTGGAGGAGAGCAATCTTGGGCTATCCAAGTTGGTGGATGAGACATTTCAAAAGCTCAAAGGAACAGAGGGTGTCTCTGTTGCTTCGGTCCGCAGCTCAGTCCTGCTCATTGGACAGAGGATGATGTACGGACAATCTAGCCCCGATGCTGATGTGTTGGAAGATGAATCGGATCTTTCTCTTTGGTGCTCGGAG GTAAGAGATTTGAAGGTACTGCCTATGAGAACGCGTGGGTTTTTAAGTGTGCGGAGAACTGCTAGAAAGAAAATCCATGAGAGGATCACTGCTCTCCATT CAACTTTGTCAGCTCTGGAAACTACAGGAGCTGAAGGTCAAGTAAACGAGCTTAGAAAAGTTCTCTAG
- the LOC123425932 gene encoding chromatin assembly factor 1 subunit FSM-like isoform X1, which translates to MAHPPLLTGSASLPCPLSLPCPLSLSRAHSLSLSPPPPPPPCRWPAASPPRGLAPHPPTDLRICAVSPPTRLDPHRGAGAASIGRNSVLPLTGGVLDGQRRRPGTGVLSPILSLATGRSRRRGPGRGMHRTPSYTVIQVQNELKQNRASDGHVIAAPEKEALAAGCRKELAGLWAYFKEVSGHKMQIDGGGNLSSNAMIGCLLEESNLGLSKLVDETFQKLKGTEGVSVASVRSSVLLIGQRMMYGQSSPDADVLEDESDLSLWCSEVRDLKVLPMRTRGFLSVRRTARKKIHERITALHSTLSALETTGAEGQVNELRKVL; encoded by the exons ATGGCGCACCCGCCATTGCTAACCGGCAGTGCCTCTCTCCCGTGCCCACTCTCTCTCCCatgcccactctctctctctcgtgcccactctctctctctctctccacccccaccccctcccccgtgCCGTTGGCCGGCCGCATCCCCGCCGCGCGGCCTCGCCCCCCACCCGCCGACGGATCTCCGGATCTGTGCGGTCTCGCCCCCCACCCGCCTGGATCCGCACCGAGGCGCGGGTGCTGCCTCCATAGGAAGGAATTCAGTTCTCCCCCTCACAGGCGGCGTCCTCGACGGTCAGCGGCGGCGACCCGGCACGGGAGTCCTTTCGCCG ATCTTGAGTCTTGCCACAGGCCGCTCTCGTCGAAGGGGGCCTGGTCGAGGAATGCACCGTACACCATCGTACACCGTCATACAAGTGCAGAACGAGCTGAAGCAGAACAGGGCTTCCGACGGCCATGTGATTGCCGCTCCGGAGAAGGAGGCCCTTGCTGCCGGTTGCCGCAAGGAGCTCGCGGGCTTGTGGGCGTACTTCAAGGAGGTTTCTGGCCACAAGATGCAGATCGATGGTGGTGGAAACCTGTCAAGCAATGCCATGATTGGGTGCTTGCTGGAGGAGAGCAATCTTGGGCTATCCAAGTTGGTGGATGAGACATTTCAAAAGCTCAAAGGAACAGAGGGTGTCTCTGTTGCTTCGGTCCGCAGCTCAGTCCTGCTCATTGGACAGAGGATGATGTACGGACAATCTAGCCCCGATGCTGATGTGTTGGAAGATGAATCGGATCTTTCTCTTTGGTGCTCGGAG GTAAGAGATTTGAAGGTACTGCCTATGAGAACGCGTGGGTTTTTAAGTGTGCGGAGAACTGCTAGAAAGAAAATCCATGAGAGGATCACTGCTCTCCATT CAACTTTGTCAGCTCTGGAAACTACAGGAGCTGAAGGTCAAGTAAACGAGCTTAGAAAAGTTCTCTAG
- the LOC123425932 gene encoding uncharacterized protein LOC123425932 isoform X3 — translation MAHPPLLTGSASLPCPLSLPCPLSLSRAHSLSLSPPPPPPPCRWPAASPPRGLAPHPPTDLRICAVSPPTRLDPHRGAGAASIGRNSVLPLTGGVLDGQRRRPGTGVLSPILSLATGRSRRRGPGRGMHRTPSYTVIQVQNELKQNRASDGHVIAAPEKEALAAGCRKELAGLWAYFKEVSGHKMQIDGGGNLSSNAMIGCLLEESNLGLSKLVDETFQKLKGTEGVSVASVRSSVLLIGQRMMYGQSSPDADVLEDESDLSLWCSEANPIPFS, via the exons ATGGCGCACCCGCCATTGCTAACCGGCAGTGCCTCTCTCCCGTGCCCACTCTCTCTCCCatgcccactctctctctctcgtgcccactctctctctctctctccacccccaccccctcccccgtgCCGTTGGCCGGCCGCATCCCCGCCGCGCGGCCTCGCCCCCCACCCGCCGACGGATCTCCGGATCTGTGCGGTCTCGCCCCCCACCCGCCTGGATCCGCACCGAGGCGCGGGTGCTGCCTCCATAGGAAGGAATTCAGTTCTCCCCCTCACAGGCGGCGTCCTCGACGGTCAGCGGCGGCGACCCGGCACGGGAGTCCTTTCGCCG ATCTTGAGTCTTGCCACAGGCCGCTCTCGTCGAAGGGGGCCTGGTCGAGGAATGCACCGTACACCATCGTACACCGTCATACAAGTGCAGAACGAGCTGAAGCAGAACAGGGCTTCCGACGGCCATGTGATTGCCGCTCCGGAGAAGGAGGCCCTTGCTGCCGGTTGCCGCAAGGAGCTCGCGGGCTTGTGGGCGTACTTCAAGGAGGTTTCTGGCCACAAGATGCAGATCGATGGTGGTGGAAACCTGTCAAGCAATGCCATGATTGGGTGCTTGCTGGAGGAGAGCAATCTTGGGCTATCCAAGTTGGTGGATGAGACATTTCAAAAGCTCAAAGGAACAGAGGGTGTCTCTGTTGCTTCGGTCCGCAGCTCAGTCCTGCTCATTGGACAGAGGATGATGTACGGACAATCTAGCCCCGATGCTGATGTGTTGGAAGATGAATCGGATCTTTCTCTTTGGTGCTCGGAGGCAAATCCTATCCCATTTTCTTAA